From Tiliqua scincoides isolate rTilSci1 chromosome 2, rTilSci1.hap2, whole genome shotgun sequence, the proteins below share one genomic window:
- the TAPBP gene encoding tapasin — translation MPAARCAPLLLVLLGAALRSCSPAEPAPARLGCWFVEEVGGGGGSVMPSALRQRRALLLLPPPGQRMEEARLEAALPPEVEHRLAFQILDPSGTLWGGGDASTAPLWLGADPGAADAASCEINAYAPQEAHVRWAAGLVGREGCPRSLERGKWFIATVQNPGAGYGVSSILNEEEPSSPWKRDAVTTATAVLSVFTRTPRLQSRLGQAVLLDCGFSAPAAPFSVEWRHQHRGAGRVVLAYDGAARQISVAEEGVELFLDSGSSNVSLRLKDVGVHHEGTYICTVYLPHLHAQQAMELKVVEAPTVTLRPAPLLVHPGAHAELACEVSDFYPLDATVTWKRRGPHTPQDVFLETWESGHRQSPDGTYSFTSFARLTAAQPSDHGASYSCHVAHDGLGEAGLIKAVKLQVAGSSGPSLEDAIGCFLLAFVTLGILQALFRHAFGGKTKTEKQE, via the exons ATGCCCGCCGCGCGGTGCGCCCCCCTCCTGCTCGTGTTGCTCG gCGCGGCGCTGCGCTCCTGCTCGCCCGCGGAGCCCGCCCCGGCCAGGCTGGGCTGCTGGTTCGTGGAGGAGGTCGGCGGGGGCGGCGGCTCGGTCATGCCCAGCGCCCTGCGCCAGCGCcgggccctgctgctgctgccgccgccgggcCAGCGGATGGAGGAGGCCCGCCTGGAGGCGGCGCTGCCCCCGGAGGTGGAGCACCGCCTGGCCTTCCAGATCCTGG ACCCTTCAGGGACTCTGTGGGGCGGGGGAGACGCCAGCACCGCCCCCCTCTGGCTGGGGGCAGACCCCGGCGCCGCAGACGCCGCCTCCTGCGAGATCAACGCCTACGCCCCCCAGGAGGCCCACGTGCGCTGGGCAGCGGGCCTGGTGGGGCGGGAGGGCTGCCCGCGCTCCCTCGAGAGGGGCAAGTGGTTCATCGCCACCGTGCAGAACCCGGGCGCGGGCTACGGGGTCAGCAGCATCCTGAACGAGGAGGAGCCGTCGTCGCCTTGGAAACGGGACGCTGTCACCACCGCGACAG cCGTCCTCTCCGTCTTCACGCGGACCCCCCGCCTGCAGTCCCGCCTGGGCCAGGCTGTGCTCCTCGACTGCGGCTTCTCGGCCCCTGCCGCGCCCTTCTCAGTGGAGTGGCGGCACCAGCACAGGGGAGCTGGTCGGGTCGTCCTGGCCTACGATGGAGCCGCCCGCCAGATCTCTGTGGCAGAGGAGGGGGTGGAGCTCTTCCTGGACTCAGGGAGCAGCAATGTCTCGCTGCGTCTCAAGGACGTGGGGGTGCACCACGAGGGCACCTACATCTGCACTGTCTACCTACCTCATCTGCATGCGCAGCAAGCTATGGAGCTGAAGGTTGTGG aggcTCCCACAGTGACGCTCCGGCCAGCCCCACTCTTGGTACACCCTGGCGCCCATGCCGAGCTGGCCTGTGAGGTCTCGGACTTCTACCCCCTGGATGCCACTGTAACTTGGAAGAGACGTGGGCCCCACACGCCCCAAGACGTGTTCCTGGAGACCTGGGAATCTGGACACCGCCAGTCGCCTGACGGCACCTACAGCTTCACCAGCTTTGCCCGCCTGACGGCCGCCCAGCCCAGCGACCACGGAGCCTCCTATAGCTGCCACGTAGCCCACGATGGCCTGGGAGAAGCCGGGCTGATAAAGGCTGTGAAACTCCAGGTGGCAG gGTCATCTGGGCCTTCCCTGGAGGACGCCATCGGCTGCTTCTTGCTGGCCTTCGTGACACTTGGGATCCTGCAGGCGCTGTTCAGACACG CCTTTGgaggcaaaacaaaaacagag AAACAGGAGTGA
- the ZBTB22 gene encoding zinc finger and BTB domain-containing protein 22, whose protein sequence is MEPSSGLAIVHVDFPEVTSALLENLNQQRVEGKLCDISIHVQGRVFRAHRAVLAASSPYFHDQVLLKNMTSVVLPSVMDPVAFETVLGSAYTGKLSMAADEIVNYLTVGSVLQMWHIVDKCTELLKERRGALLAPSSSSSFRAHSSRTSDNQSPSSSNYFSPRDSADGPEHGKYNPRGSALAGDRDGPEDHDEEVIFQAEKGPSRCPDPFAGGSKFILETDDDISDSGEPGSSGSSEVRRPTYVRPSIMPQKQWVFVKKERAQEDLVLTCEEDEDPVEVSVGPAPEAALSISDVRTLTDPGGGGGGGGGSKLEEQVNFCESSEDFPSPYEALEDTSSLPGGSFPPQRSLLPMDMQGNQIVIFPPQAPVEHGAVQLAASSGDGNKIFMCHCGKAFSHKSMRDRHVNMHLNLRPFDCPVCNKKFKMKHHLTEHMKTHTGLKPYECDVCAKKFMWRDSFMRHKGHCERRHRLSGVGGPAGGSGQARKEASPSRASGEGEWSTPGRSPRSELGFAGSSKM, encoded by the coding sequence ATGGAGCCCTCCTCGGGCCTGGCCATCGTCCACGTGGACTTCCCTGAGGTCACCAGCGCCCTGCTGGAGAACCTGAACCAGCAGCGGGTGGAAGGAAAGCTGTGCGACATCTCCATCCACGTGCAGGGCCGCGTCTTCCGGGCCCACCGGGCGGTGCTGGCCGCCTCCTCCCCCTACTTCCACGACCAGGTGCTGCTCAAGAACATGACCTCCGTGGTGCTGCCCAGCGTCATGGACCCCGTGGCCTTTGAGACGGTGCTGGGCTCTGCCTACACGGGCAAGCTGAGCATGGCGGCCGACGAGATCGTCAACTATCTGACGGTGGGCAGCGTCCTGCAGATGTGGCACATCGTGGACAAGTGCACCGAGCTGCTGAAGGAGCGACGCGGGGCCCTGCTGGCgccctcctcctcgtcctccttcCGGGCCCACTCCAGCCGCACCAGCGACAACCagtcccccagcagcagcaactacTTCAGCCCCCGGGACTCGGCGGACGGCCCTGAGCACGGCAAGTACAACCCGCGGGGGAGCGCCCTGGCAGGCGATCGCGATGGCCCCGAGGACCATGATGAGGAGGTCATCTTCCAGGCCGAGAAGGGCCCCTCGCGCTGCCCGGACCCCTTTGCTGGGGGCAGCAAGTTCATCCTGGAGACGGACGACGACATCAGCGACAGCGGGGAGCctggcagcagcggcagcagcgagGTGCGCCGGCCGACCTACGTACGGCCCAGCATCATGCCCCAGAAGCAGTGGGTCTTTGTCAAGAAGGAGCGTGCCCAGGAGGACCTGGTGCTGACCTGTGAGGAGGACGAGGACCCCGTGGAGGTGTCGGTGGGGCCTGCCCCAGAGGCTGCTCTCAGTATCAGCGACGTCCGCACACTGACCGACCCCGGGGGAGGAGGGGGCGGTGGAGGGGGCAGCAAGCTGGAGGAGCAAGTCAACTTCTGTGAATCCTCAGAGGACTTCCCCTCGCCCTACGAGGCGCTGGAGGACACCTCGTCCCTTCCGGGTGGCTCCTTCCCACCACAGCGTTCCCTTCTGCCCATGGACATGCAGGGCAACCAGATTGTGATCTTCCCCCCACAGGCGCCTGTGGAGCACGGGGCTGTTCAGTTGGCAGCCAGCTCAGGCGACGGCAACAAGATCTTTATGTGCCACTGCGGCAAGGCCTTCTCTCACAAGAGCATGCGCGACCGGCACGTCAACATGCATCTCAACCTGCGTCCCTTCGACTGCCCTGTCTGCAACAAGAAGTTCAAGATGAAGCACCACCTAACAGAGCACATGAAGacccacactggcctgaagcCCTACGAGTGCGACGTCTGCGCCAAGAAGTTCATGTGGCGGGACAGCTTCATGCGCCACAAGGGCCACTGTGAACGGCGCCACCGCCTcagcggggtgggggggcctGCAGGTGGATCTGGACAGGCCAGGAAGGAGGCCTCCCCCTCCCGGGCCAGTGGGGAGGGCGAGTGGAGCACCCCCGGGAGGTCGCCACGCAGCGAGCTGGGCTTTGCAGGAAGCAGCAAGATGTAG